The following proteins come from a genomic window of Gimesia sp.:
- the guaA gene encoding glutamine-hydrolyzing GMP synthase — MTESHVSELDAPSQSLLNTRQEELILVLDFGSQTAQLITRRVREQNVFSLLTRADLSAERIKELNPKGIILSGGPASVYGEGAPQPDPAIFDLGIPILGICYGMQLVCASQGCEVRGGESREFGRTPCTVSDHTNLFSGVPSEFIAWMSHGDQVQNLSEHFDSLASTETCQFAAVKHHDKPLYGLQFHPEVTHTEFGGMLLSNFVQKVCGCQGTWKISNLIEQEVENIRARVGDKQVICGLSGGVDSSVVAALLYRAIGSQLSCIFVDNGLLRKGEADEVEHRFGEHFKTDLHVVDAKDLFLTELKGVVDPQEKRKIIGRLFIEVFQKEAKSIKNAHFLAQGTLYPDVIESGANKDGQAATIKLHHNVGGLPEKLGFELIEPLRELFKDEVRQMGHELGLPDELIYRHPFPGPGLAVRCLGEVTEERLKVLREADVIVIEELHKANLYRKTKQAFAVLLPIRSVGVMGDGRTYEDVAAIRAVETDDFMTANWSPLPHEVLERMSTRITNNVRGINRVVYDISSKPPSTIEWE, encoded by the coding sequence ATGACTGAATCCCATGTCTCCGAGCTGGATGCTCCCTCTCAGAGTTTGCTGAATACCCGTCAGGAAGAGTTGATTCTGGTTCTGGATTTCGGATCCCAGACCGCTCAGCTGATTACGCGGCGTGTACGTGAACAGAATGTTTTCAGTCTGCTGACACGAGCTGATCTGTCTGCAGAACGGATTAAAGAACTGAATCCAAAGGGGATTATTCTTTCGGGCGGTCCTGCCAGCGTGTATGGCGAAGGGGCTCCTCAGCCTGATCCGGCGATCTTTGATCTGGGGATTCCGATTCTGGGAATCTGCTACGGGATGCAGCTGGTCTGTGCTTCGCAGGGGTGTGAAGTACGGGGCGGAGAGTCCCGCGAATTTGGTCGGACGCCTTGTACGGTCAGCGATCATACGAATCTCTTTTCTGGGGTGCCAAGCGAATTCATCGCCTGGATGAGCCACGGCGACCAGGTACAGAATCTGAGTGAGCACTTCGATTCGCTGGCCTCGACCGAAACCTGTCAGTTTGCTGCGGTCAAGCATCACGACAAACCTTTATACGGTTTGCAGTTCCACCCGGAAGTGACACATACCGAATTCGGGGGGATGCTGCTTTCGAACTTCGTACAGAAGGTGTGTGGCTGCCAGGGGACCTGGAAGATCTCGAACCTGATCGAGCAGGAAGTTGAAAACATTCGGGCCCGCGTAGGAGACAAGCAGGTGATCTGCGGTCTGTCGGGAGGCGTCGATTCCTCCGTTGTAGCCGCACTGCTGTACCGGGCCATCGGCTCGCAGCTCTCCTGTATTTTCGTCGATAACGGTCTGCTGCGAAAAGGGGAAGCAGATGAAGTCGAGCACCGCTTCGGTGAGCACTTCAAGACCGACCTGCACGTAGTGGATGCGAAAGATCTGTTCCTTACGGAACTCAAGGGTGTGGTTGATCCCCAGGAAAAACGTAAGATCATCGGCCGCCTGTTTATCGAAGTCTTCCAGAAGGAAGCCAAGTCGATCAAAAACGCCCACTTCCTGGCTCAGGGAACATTGTATCCCGACGTAATTGAGTCCGGCGCCAATAAGGACGGTCAGGCTGCGACAATCAAATTACACCATAACGTCGGCGGACTGCCTGAAAAACTGGGCTTTGAACTGATCGAGCCGCTGCGGGAACTGTTCAAGGACGAAGTCCGTCAGATGGGGCACGAACTGGGCCTGCCTGACGAGCTGATTTACCGCCATCCCTTCCCCGGTCCCGGACTGGCAGTTCGCTGCCTGGGTGAAGTAACCGAAGAACGTCTCAAGGTGCTGCGGGAAGCCGATGTGATTGTGATCGAAGAACTGCACAAGGCGAATCTCTATCGCAAGACCAAGCAGGCTTTCGCCGTGCTGCTGCCGATTCGCTCTGTGGGCGTGATGGGAGATGGCCGGACCTATGAAGATGTCGCCGCGATTCGTGCCGTCGAGACGGACGATTTCATGACCGCGAACTGGTCTCCGCTGCCTCACGAAGTGCTGGAACGGATGTCGACCCGGATCACCAACAACGTACGGGGGATCAACCGGGTCGTGTATGACATCAGCTCCAAGCCACCCAGCACAATTGAATGGGAATAA
- a CDS encoding DUF1501 domain-containing protein: MLTLLGKDQARGSFCDRLSRRNFLQIGSLGLSGLTLPRLLQAESQSEKPKRQKSVIMIYLVGGPPHQDMIDLKPEAPKEIAGPWRPIATNVPGIEICEAFPRMARMMDKMVLVRSIVGSQSGHDAIQCFNGHNPRKLTPQGGWPQFGSTVSRIQGPYVESAPPFISLCYPCTHGPYNEPGPGFLGLSESPFRPMGPTRHDMVLNGISLERLADRKQLLQSIDNFKREADASGMMTGLDTFTEQAMGVLTSSQLAEALDLSQEDPETVKRYGTGDPNVFIDSNGAPRVPQSMLVARRLIEAGARVVTLNYSKWDWHGGKNNSIFKREAEDFPIFDQCVSALLEDLHQRGLSDDCTVAIWGEFGRTPKISTQVGRDHWPRVNSAILFGGGMQTGQVIGATDRLGGEAVDRPVTFPELFATLYHNLGIDTEHTTLLDFSGRPQYLVEDHARPLPELI; this comes from the coding sequence ATGCTGACACTGCTGGGAAAAGATCAGGCACGCGGTTCCTTTTGCGATCGTTTATCCAGGCGCAATTTTCTGCAAATCGGCAGTCTCGGGCTGTCCGGACTGACACTGCCTCGTCTGCTGCAGGCCGAATCCCAGTCTGAGAAACCGAAACGTCAGAAGTCGGTCATCATGATTTACCTGGTCGGCGGACCGCCCCACCAGGATATGATCGACCTCAAACCGGAGGCCCCCAAAGAAATCGCCGGCCCCTGGCGGCCCATCGCCACCAATGTTCCCGGCATTGAAATCTGTGAAGCGTTTCCCCGTATGGCTCGGATGATGGATAAAATGGTCCTCGTCCGTTCCATCGTCGGCTCCCAGAGCGGACACGACGCCATCCAGTGCTTCAACGGACACAACCCACGCAAGCTGACTCCCCAGGGAGGCTGGCCGCAGTTCGGTTCGACTGTCTCCAGGATTCAGGGACCTTATGTTGAATCTGCGCCCCCCTTCATCAGCCTCTGCTATCCCTGCACACACGGACCTTACAACGAACCTGGTCCCGGTTTCCTGGGACTGTCCGAGTCCCCTTTCCGCCCCATGGGGCCGACTCGACACGACATGGTGCTCAACGGCATCTCTCTGGAACGTCTCGCTGATCGTAAACAACTGCTGCAGAGCATCGATAACTTCAAACGCGAAGCAGATGCCTCGGGCATGATGACCGGCCTCGACACCTTTACCGAACAGGCAATGGGCGTTCTTACCTCTTCCCAGTTGGCGGAAGCGCTGGACCTGTCTCAGGAGGATCCGGAAACCGTCAAACGTTACGGCACCGGAGATCCCAACGTCTTTATCGACAGCAACGGTGCACCGCGTGTGCCACAAAGTATGCTGGTAGCCCGCCGCCTGATTGAAGCTGGCGCCCGCGTTGTCACACTCAATTACAGTAAATGGGACTGGCACGGCGGCAAGAATAACTCCATCTTCAAACGCGAAGCAGAAGACTTCCCGATCTTCGATCAATGTGTGAGTGCCCTGCTCGAAGACCTGCACCAACGCGGGTTGTCTGATGACTGCACCGTCGCCATCTGGGGCGAATTCGGTCGGACTCCCAAAATCAGCACGCAAGTCGGCCGCGATCACTGGCCACGCGTCAATTCCGCCATCCTGTTTGGTGGCGGAATGCAGACCGGTCAGGTGATTGGCGCCACCGATCGCCTGGGAGGCGAAGCCGTCGACCGCCCGGTCACGTTCCCCGAGCTGTTTGCCACCCTGTATCACAATCTGGGTATCGATACAGAGCATACCACGCTCCTCGATTTCAGCGGCCGACCGCAGTACCTGGTCGAAGATCACGCCCGACCACTGCCCGAACTCATCTGA
- a CDS encoding aldolase/citrate lyase family protein, producing MFENKIKTLLSQGEVALGVGMPDASEILAKLSVDTGVDFLWIDLEHRPYSVNEVKHLPIIARRAGCMPMIRVPGLDPIYFKKALDIGANTIMVPQINNAEEARLAVQYAKYPPEGTRGVSPDWTMFMDFSFDDYLPHANEETAIVAQIESPEGIENIEEIAAVDGIDVIFAGPMDLSASLGVIGQIQHPDLLKLLAEIPARAAKANKPAGITFADLDRCREAIDQGYRFVNIGSIASLGGIGIRAVLPELRERVRK from the coding sequence ATGTTTGAAAACAAGATCAAAACACTGCTTTCCCAGGGTGAAGTCGCTCTGGGAGTCGGTATGCCCGATGCTTCGGAAATTCTCGCAAAGCTCTCCGTCGACACGGGAGTCGATTTCCTCTGGATCGATCTGGAGCACCGTCCCTACAGCGTTAACGAAGTCAAACACCTCCCGATCATCGCCCGCCGCGCCGGCTGTATGCCGATGATCCGCGTCCCGGGTCTCGATCCGATCTACTTCAAGAAAGCGCTCGATATTGGCGCAAACACGATCATGGTCCCGCAGATCAATAATGCGGAAGAAGCCCGCCTGGCTGTCCAGTACGCCAAGTATCCCCCCGAAGGAACCCGGGGCGTCTCTCCCGACTGGACCATGTTCATGGACTTCTCCTTCGATGATTACCTGCCACATGCAAACGAAGAAACCGCCATCGTCGCGCAGATCGAATCTCCTGAGGGGATCGAAAACATTGAGGAAATCGCGGCAGTTGACGGCATTGATGTGATCTTCGCCGGCCCGATGGACCTCTCCGCTTCACTGGGTGTCATCGGTCAGATTCAACATCCCGACCTGCTCAAACTGCTGGCCGAAATCCCTGCGCGGGCCGCCAAGGCGAATAAACCCGCCGGCATCACCTTCGCCGACCTCGACCGTTGCCGCGAAGCGATCGACCAGGGTTATCGATTCGTCAATATCGGTTCCATCGCCAGCCTGGGTGGAATCGGCATCCGCGCCGTCCTGCCCGAACTTCGCGAGCGGGTTCGAAAATAA
- a CDS encoding PVC-type heme-binding CxxCH protein, whose amino-acid sequence MVSKRNMFYVAAVCCSGLVLAAGGFYPAATAQKPLADEGDLSKRLKRIPATTPKDSLNGFKLEHDFKLDLVAAEPDVMDPVDACFDENGQMFVAEMRGYPYLPDQVPDYFDRPVRKEAGVIRLLKDTNGDGKMDKSFVFADKITWPTSVCCYDGGVYVIAPPNIYYFKDTDGDNKADIRKTVFTGLRTNNVQGLANNMKWSLDNHIYFAGGTNGGSILKDGKEVIPAGRRDLKLNPKTQELEPVSGGSQFGHSMDDWGNRFVCSNSNHIQHVVYPSHYLKRNAYLAVPGVLRTAARKGAAAPVYRQSPPEPYRVVRTARRAADPNFRKRLSPTELVATGFFTSATGVTIYRGGAYPEKYQGNAFIGDVGGNLIHRKTMGSKGATYVASRADENTEFITSPDNWFRPVNFVNAPDGTLWVLDMYRETIEHPFSIPEDIKRHLDLESGHDRGRVYRLLGPNGKVFPVQKLGKLPVDQLVLQMESPNSWNRETAQRLIWERQDKAAVPHLVKLLKTSDKPLARLHALWTLDGLNALDAELLVTALKDPEPGIREHAIRLSEKQAQENPQLAEAVLALVDDPEYRVQLQLAFSLGEFDKQTAITGLTKLVNSPVYDGDMQVAVLTSSADIAGPLAVNFLKAAKNSPSGSKQSLVTELLRIAGAKKETADAVAVLEYVSDDSVPLAQKQLVLGALGEGLGRRGASLATLIKDKQLDPAVKARFDKMVEDAVAVAEDEEKPVADRVAAVRLLGFFDFSAGGEVLSEVLNPRSSPKIQLAAVEALSRMEHKDVSDALLANWSGFSPAVRIEVIDALLGSTGRIDSLLKAIEDKQVRLNEIARDKKDLLMNHPNKTIRKQAQKVLGSDVNSDRAKIVKSYEPALEMDGDAERGLAIYKKNCAGCHKVGDMGHNVGPNMATTKNKSDHDLLIAILDPSREAQSNYNTYTIVTEQGKLFTGIIAAETATSYTIRRAEGKEDIILRNNIDTLLSNGVSLMPNGLEKEISPQQMADLLKFIKTLEAPAEKK is encoded by the coding sequence ATGGTTTCCAAGAGAAACATGTTCTATGTGGCAGCGGTCTGTTGTTCCGGTCTGGTACTGGCGGCGGGCGGCTTTTATCCCGCGGCGACTGCACAGAAGCCCCTGGCCGACGAAGGAGATCTCTCCAAACGCCTGAAGCGGATTCCCGCGACCACTCCCAAAGACAGTTTGAACGGGTTCAAACTGGAGCACGATTTCAAACTGGACCTCGTGGCTGCGGAACCGGATGTCATGGACCCGGTCGATGCCTGCTTTGATGAAAACGGACAGATGTTCGTTGCAGAAATGCGAGGCTATCCTTATCTGCCAGATCAGGTTCCCGATTATTTCGATCGCCCCGTCAGAAAAGAAGCGGGCGTAATTCGGCTGCTGAAAGATACCAACGGTGACGGCAAGATGGACAAAAGCTTTGTCTTTGCCGACAAGATCACCTGGCCGACTTCCGTCTGCTGCTACGACGGAGGCGTGTATGTGATCGCACCGCCGAATATCTACTATTTCAAGGATACCGACGGAGACAACAAAGCGGATATCCGCAAGACCGTCTTCACCGGCCTGCGGACCAACAACGTTCAGGGGCTGGCCAACAATATGAAATGGAGCCTGGACAACCACATCTATTTCGCCGGGGGAACCAATGGCGGCTCAATCCTGAAAGATGGGAAAGAAGTCATTCCCGCCGGTCGTCGCGACCTGAAACTCAATCCGAAAACTCAGGAACTGGAGCCGGTGTCTGGTGGATCTCAGTTCGGCCACTCCATGGACGACTGGGGGAACCGGTTTGTCTGCAGTAACAGCAACCACATTCAGCACGTCGTCTATCCGAGTCATTACCTGAAGCGGAATGCTTATCTGGCTGTGCCAGGCGTCCTGCGTACGGCTGCCCGTAAAGGGGCGGCTGCTCCCGTGTATCGTCAGAGCCCTCCGGAACCTTATCGTGTTGTGCGGACCGCCCGTCGGGCCGCCGATCCGAATTTCCGCAAGCGTCTGTCTCCGACTGAACTGGTGGCAACCGGCTTCTTCACTTCGGCAACCGGGGTGACCATCTACCGGGGCGGTGCGTATCCGGAAAAATACCAGGGGAATGCCTTCATCGGCGATGTGGGGGGGAACCTGATTCACCGCAAAACGATGGGCTCCAAAGGCGCCACTTACGTTGCGTCCCGTGCGGACGAAAACACGGAATTTATTACCTCACCGGACAACTGGTTCCGTCCTGTGAACTTTGTTAACGCTCCGGATGGAACGCTGTGGGTACTGGACATGTACCGCGAAACCATCGAGCATCCGTTCTCGATTCCTGAAGATATCAAACGGCATCTCGACCTGGAAAGCGGACACGATCGCGGCCGCGTTTATCGTCTGCTGGGCCCCAATGGTAAGGTCTTCCCCGTTCAGAAACTGGGTAAGCTGCCTGTCGATCAGCTGGTGCTGCAGATGGAATCTCCCAACAGCTGGAACCGGGAAACCGCGCAGCGGCTGATCTGGGAGCGTCAGGATAAAGCAGCCGTTCCGCATCTGGTGAAACTGTTGAAGACCTCTGACAAGCCACTGGCACGTCTGCATGCTTTGTGGACGCTGGACGGGCTGAATGCACTGGACGCTGAGCTGTTGGTGACGGCACTGAAAGATCCGGAGCCAGGCATCCGTGAGCATGCAATTCGTCTGTCTGAAAAACAGGCTCAGGAAAACCCGCAACTGGCGGAAGCCGTGCTGGCGCTGGTGGACGATCCGGAATACCGGGTGCAGTTACAGCTGGCATTCTCACTGGGAGAATTCGACAAACAGACCGCGATTACCGGTCTGACGAAACTGGTCAATTCACCGGTCTATGATGGTGATATGCAGGTGGCAGTTCTGACTTCCTCCGCTGACATTGCTGGTCCTCTGGCGGTCAACTTTCTCAAAGCGGCCAAGAACAGTCCCTCTGGCAGTAAGCAGTCTCTGGTAACAGAGTTGCTGCGAATTGCAGGGGCGAAAAAAGAGACTGCAGATGCGGTAGCAGTGCTGGAATATGTCTCCGATGATTCCGTTCCTCTGGCTCAGAAACAGCTGGTGCTGGGGGCTCTGGGTGAAGGTCTGGGCCGTCGTGGTGCTTCACTGGCAACCCTGATCAAAGACAAGCAGCTCGACCCGGCTGTAAAAGCACGCTTCGACAAGATGGTCGAAGATGCGGTCGCGGTCGCGGAAGACGAAGAGAAGCCTGTTGCCGATCGAGTTGCTGCCGTGCGACTGCTGGGATTCTTTGATTTCAGTGCCGGCGGTGAAGTACTTTCCGAAGTCTTGAATCCCCGGTCTTCTCCTAAAATCCAGCTGGCAGCAGTGGAGGCTTTGTCACGGATGGAGCACAAAGACGTGAGTGATGCCCTGCTGGCCAACTGGTCTGGTTTCAGCCCGGCTGTACGGATCGAAGTCATTGATGCCCTGCTGGGTTCTACGGGGCGGATCGACAGTCTGCTGAAGGCCATTGAGGACAAGCAGGTCAGGCTGAACGAGATTGCTCGCGACAAGAAGGACCTGCTGATGAATCATCCCAATAAGACGATTCGCAAGCAGGCTCAGAAGGTGCTGGGCAGTGATGTAAACAGCGACCGTGCTAAAATCGTGAAGAGCTACGAGCCTGCCCTGGAAATGGATGGGGATGCCGAGCGTGGTCTGGCAATCTATAAGAAAAACTGTGCCGGCTGCCACAAGGTAGGGGACATGGGGCACAACGTTGGACCAAACATGGCAACGACCAAGAACAAGTCCGACCACGACCTGTTGATCGCCATTCTGGATCCGAGCCGCGAAGCACAATCGAACTACAATACTTACACGATTGTGACCGAGCAGGGGAAACTGTTCACGGGGATTATCGCCGCGGAAACAGCCACCAGCTATACGATTCGTCGTGCGGAAGGCAAGGAAGATATTATTCTGCGGAACAATATTGATACGCTGTTGTCTAATGGTGTGTCACTAATGCCGAATGGTCTGGAAAAAGAGATCAGTCCGCAACAGATGGCAGACCTGCTGAAATTTATCAAGACTCTGGAAGCACCTGCTGAGAAGAAGTAG